One Clostridia bacterium DNA window includes the following coding sequences:
- a CDS encoding Zn-dependent hydrolase, with protein MKRIAVALAIVAVIASFSTTSSAQRKQGRARKYPIGGSYPSGAKLKVARDLDQRLARFKPVTMPFNEKALSAKEGRLVRKLVEAARYLDYIFWRQNDPEALTLYQQLVGGKDPRDRKLQRMLFINASRFDFIDGNKPFVGTSPMPPGRGLYPHGVTREQIEKYVQEHPEKKAEIYSSYTVLRRNGDNLEGLRYHIAYRAFLQPAAKALREAAALSEDKAFAEFLHKRADALLTDDYFPSDLLWLDLQNPKFDIIFAPYESYIDEVLGTKTSYGAAVLIRNEAESKKLAVFQKYVPEIQESLPLAAEDKPSKRGQTSPMEVMDVPYWSGDFLHGYQAVADNLPNDPRIHQQKGTKKIFFRNFMDARVNDIIMPLARRLMRPDQAARASADGYLTIVMMHEISHGIGPVFSRTPAGKQEIREAVGPVYSALEEAKADVVGMVGTRWLVDHGYLPQTRMEEYYASYVAGIFRTVRFGTAEAHGHAEMMEFNYLLEQGAIRLEPASTPARAGSKGKRTAAPARYVIDFTRMPTALASLAKELLETEATGDRERAERWFAKYDKMPAELRTALQAVRDVPVDMYPVFSFPEIVQ; from the coding sequence ATGAAACGAATCGCAGTCGCGCTCGCCATCGTTGCAGTCATTGCTTCTTTCTCGACCACCTCCTCTGCCCAGCGAAAGCAAGGCCGTGCACGAAAGTATCCCATCGGCGGATCGTACCCTAGCGGCGCCAAGTTGAAAGTGGCGCGGGATCTCGATCAACGGCTGGCCAGGTTCAAACCGGTCACGATGCCTTTCAATGAAAAGGCACTCTCGGCAAAAGAGGGCCGCTTGGTCCGCAAACTCGTGGAAGCAGCGCGCTACCTCGACTACATCTTCTGGCGCCAGAACGATCCGGAAGCGTTGACGCTTTATCAGCAGTTAGTAGGGGGCAAGGACCCGCGTGATCGCAAGCTGCAGCGAATGTTGTTCATCAACGCCAGCCGATTCGATTTCATCGATGGGAACAAGCCTTTCGTTGGCACCAGTCCCATGCCTCCCGGACGCGGCTTGTATCCACACGGAGTCACGCGAGAGCAGATCGAGAAGTACGTCCAGGAGCACCCGGAAAAAAAAGCTGAAATCTACAGTTCTTACACCGTGCTACGCCGGAACGGGGATAACCTGGAGGGCTTGCGGTACCACATTGCGTACCGCGCCTTCCTGCAACCGGCGGCGAAGGCGCTGCGTGAAGCCGCCGCGCTCAGTGAAGACAAAGCGTTCGCGGAGTTCCTGCACAAGCGCGCCGACGCGCTGCTCACCGACGACTACTTCCCTAGCGATCTGCTGTGGCTGGACTTGCAGAATCCCAAGTTCGACATCATCTTCGCTCCTTACGAGAGCTATATCGACGAAGTGCTCGGCACGAAGACCTCTTACGGTGCCGCCGTCCTCATACGCAATGAGGCTGAGAGCAAGAAACTCGCTGTGTTTCAGAAGTACGTTCCGGAGATTCAGGAGTCTCTCCCGCTTGCGGCTGAGGACAAGCCCTCCAAGCGCGGGCAGACTTCGCCGATGGAAGTGATGGATGTCCCCTACTGGTCGGGAGACTTTCTGCACGGCTACCAGGCCGTTGCCGACAATCTGCCGAACGATCCGCGCATTCACCAGCAGAAGGGGACAAAGAAGATTTTCTTCAGGAACTTCATGGATGCACGCGTGAACGACATCATCATGCCGCTGGCGCGACGGCTGATGCGTCCCGACCAGGCGGCGCGCGCCTCGGCAGACGGCTATCTCACGATCGTGATGATGCACGAGATTTCGCATGGGATCGGGCCGGTGTTCTCGCGCACGCCGGCCGGCAAGCAGGAAATACGCGAGGCTGTCGGGCCTGTCTATAGCGCCTTGGAAGAGGCGAAAGCCGACGTAGTGGGCATGGTGGGCACCAGGTGGCTCGTTGACCACGGCTATCTGCCGCAAACCCGCATGGAGGAGTATTACGCCTCCTACGTCGCCGGCATCTTCCGCACGGTGCGCTTTGGTACGGCCGAAGCTCACGGGCACGCCGAAATGATGGAGTTTAACTACCTGCTTGAGCAAGGCGCTATCCGCCTTGAGCCCGCTTCTACGCCCGCTCGCGCCGGTTCTAAGGGCAAACGCACAGCCGCTCCGGCCCGCTATGTCATCGACTTCACCAGGATGCCCACGGCGCTTGCCTCGCTCGCCAAAGAACTCCTGGAGACCGAGGCCACCGGCGATCGCGAAAGAGCAGAGAGATGGTTTGCAAAGTACGATAAGATGCCAGCCGAACTTCGCACCGCCCTCCAGGCGGTTCGCGATGTCCCGGTGGACATGTACCCCGTCTTCTCGTTCCCGGAAATCGTGCAGTAG